A genomic region of Leptolyngbya sp. NIES-2104 contains the following coding sequences:
- a CDS encoding HlyD family type I secretion periplasmic adaptor subunit has translation MYYRFARPASDRAPTSEPTPPIKVVEPTVSTDWSQPVQTVLDQPPSSLPFQMAIGGFAFAVCFIGWAWFSQINEVSRAQGKLIPKGEVFKVDPIDTGKVSRVLVQEGQAVQKGQVLLELDRELAATEVERLEKELSAAQTELNQTQLLIGQAQLQAGARSTMARSQTQAQAIELLKAQRGSASTETLVAQLRTEIAEHQKRLERLQPLVSQGALPQEQVFQAEQAIRERERAITESQGTLERSRTEAERLVELVKQQQADEQNVQLEAQQQIEQLKLRASQLQAKIAQTQTLIEAAKVKLNERYVYAPVDGNISALKVRNPGEVVQLGQTIAEIAPENRPIVVSAVLPTQQAGLVKVGMPVQLKFDAFPYQDFGVISGKVKQISLDSKPDEQLGQVYRMEIELDRSTITKGNQTIALKSGQTATAEIVTRSRRMIDVFLDPIRQLQKGGINL, from the coding sequence ATGTACTATCGTTTTGCTCGTCCAGCCTCCGATCGCGCTCCAACCTCTGAACCTACGCCCCCGATCAAAGTCGTTGAACCGACTGTTTCAACCGACTGGTCACAACCCGTTCAAACCGTACTCGATCAGCCGCCCTCAAGCTTACCGTTTCAAATGGCGATCGGGGGTTTTGCGTTTGCAGTTTGCTTTATTGGTTGGGCGTGGTTCAGTCAAATCAACGAAGTTTCACGCGCTCAAGGGAAGCTGATTCCAAAAGGTGAAGTGTTCAAAGTTGATCCGATCGACACAGGAAAAGTTTCACGGGTGTTAGTTCAAGAAGGTCAAGCTGTGCAAAAAGGACAAGTGCTATTGGAACTCGATCGAGAACTGGCTGCAACTGAAGTCGAACGATTGGAAAAAGAACTATCCGCCGCACAAACGGAACTCAATCAAACACAGTTACTCATTGGGCAAGCTCAACTACAAGCAGGAGCACGATCAACAATGGCGCGATCGCAAACTCAAGCACAAGCGATCGAGCTATTAAAAGCTCAAAGAGGTTCAGCGAGTACAGAAACCTTAGTGGCTCAACTGCGAACCGAAATTGCAGAACATCAAAAACGATTAGAACGTTTGCAGCCGTTAGTGTCTCAGGGTGCATTGCCGCAAGAACAAGTCTTTCAGGCAGAACAAGCAATCCGAGAACGAGAACGAGCCATCACCGAATCTCAAGGAACTTTAGAGCGATCGCGCACTGAAGCCGAACGATTAGTAGAACTCGTCAAACAACAGCAAGCCGATGAACAAAATGTGCAACTTGAAGCCCAACAGCAAATTGAACAGTTAAAGCTCCGAGCCTCTCAATTACAGGCAAAAATTGCTCAAACTCAAACGCTGATCGAAGCTGCAAAAGTTAAATTGAATGAGCGCTATGTCTATGCACCTGTAGATGGTAATATTTCTGCTCTAAAAGTTCGCAATCCTGGCGAAGTCGTTCAACTCGGACAAACGATCGCGGAAATTGCACCCGAAAATCGCCCGATCGTGGTTTCTGCGGTGTTACCCACACAACAAGCAGGTTTAGTAAAAGTAGGAATGCCAGTTCAGCTTAAATTCGATGCGTTCCCGTATCAAGATTTTGGAGTGATTTCCGGCAAAGTGAAACAGATTTCGCTCGATTCCAAGCCTGACGAGCAGTTAGGGCAGGTCTACCGCATGGAAATCGAACTCGATCGCTCAACGATCACAAAGGGCAATCAAACGATCGCGCTGAAATCTGGGCAGACGGCAACCGCTGAGATTGTCACTCGTTCTCGGCGCATGATCGATGTGTTTCTCGACCCGATCCGCCAATTACAAAAAGGTGGAATCAATCTCTAG
- a CDS encoding HetP family heterocyst commitment protein, which translates to MTQFNQKLDKTMSEEQFTEVVDAIVSGKYSWACVLILRFAGYNPLHYIPYRTYNRLMKDYGNYRHSRTATRIDDLTHIEPIRPEKVRGGSSDRGLIHNLFFRALN; encoded by the coding sequence ATGACTCAATTCAATCAGAAACTCGACAAAACCATGTCCGAAGAGCAATTTACCGAGGTCGTCGATGCGATCGTATCGGGTAAATACTCTTGGGCTTGTGTGTTGATTCTCCGGTTTGCGGGATACAATCCACTGCACTACATTCCGTACCGCACGTACAACCGATTGATGAAGGACTACGGCAATTACAGACATTCCCGAACAGCAACCCGAATCGATGATTTGACACACATCGAACCAATCAGACCCGAAAAAGTACGCGGCGGATCAAGCGATCGCGGTTTGATCCACAATCTCTTTTTCCGCGCCTTGAACTAA
- a CDS encoding alpha-E domain-containing protein has product MLSRVADSIYWMNRYVERAENIARFIDVNLTLLLDSPIGVSQQWKPLILTTGDLSLFEERYGEANAENVIRFLTFDRNYPNSIISCLSAARENARSVREIISSEMWQQINAFYHFVNDAANQESLNFQTFFSEVKLSSHLFAGIASATMTHNEGWHFGLIGRWLERADKTSRIVDVKYFILLPSVKDVGTTLDQLQWIALLRSTSAYEMYRKRGVHRITPKSVAEFLVLDREFPRSIRYCIRQTERSLHQITGTPEGTWNTGVERGLGKLRADLDYLTIDDVMESGLHEFLDNLQRRMNEVGIKLSETFFATQPVN; this is encoded by the coding sequence ATGTTAAGTCGAGTTGCAGATTCAATCTATTGGATGAATCGATATGTTGAACGGGCAGAAAACATTGCACGATTCATTGATGTGAATTTGACATTGCTGTTGGATTCACCGATCGGGGTTTCACAACAATGGAAGCCATTAATTCTGACCACAGGCGATCTTTCCCTGTTTGAAGAGCGATACGGGGAAGCGAATGCAGAAAATGTGATTCGATTTTTGACCTTCGATCGCAATTATCCAAATTCGATCATTTCCTGTCTCAGTGCTGCACGGGAAAATGCTCGATCGGTGCGCGAAATTATTTCCTCTGAAATGTGGCAGCAAATTAATGCTTTTTATCATTTCGTGAATGATGCCGCAAACCAAGAATCGCTTAACTTTCAAACCTTTTTCAGCGAAGTCAAACTCTCAAGTCATTTGTTCGCGGGAATTGCGAGTGCAACCATGACGCATAACGAAGGATGGCACTTTGGATTGATCGGACGCTGGTTAGAACGTGCTGATAAAACCAGTCGAATTGTGGATGTGAAGTACTTTATTCTGCTGCCATCCGTAAAAGACGTGGGCACCACTTTGGATCAGTTGCAGTGGATTGCATTATTACGATCGACTAGTGCCTACGAGATGTATCGTAAGCGTGGAGTGCATCGCATTACCCCGAAATCAGTCGCGGAATTTTTAGTCCTCGATCGAGAATTTCCGCGATCGATTCGCTACTGTATTCGACAAACAGAGCGATCGTTGCATCAGATTACCGGAACGCCTGAAGGCACTTGGAATACTGGGGTCGAGCGAGGTTTAGGGAAACTGCGGGCGGACTTAGATTATTTAACGATCGATGATGTGATGGAGTCCGGGCTGCATGAATTTCTCGATAATCTCCAGCGACGAATGAACGAAGTTGGAATCAAACTATCTGAGACGTTCTTTGCCACGCAGCCCGTCAATTGA
- a CDS encoding circularly permuted type 2 ATP-grasp protein: MKLANYDPGQFYDELFDAPGSPRPEVAPLIERINSLSIEEIRHRQQAAQIALFKMGVTFNVYSDNQGTEKIFPFDILPRTIAASEWQILEKGLKQRIQALNQFLADVYGDQKIVRDGVIPADVVYSSQGFLKACMDLKPPKGIWSHISGMDLVRDRDGQWYVLEDNLRCPSGVSYVLEGRRIMKSTLPLVFNRMQIQPVEEYPSHLLETLLNLAPDYIDDPTVVLLTPGIYNSAYFEHSYLAQQMGVELVEGRDLVVSDGHLQMRTTKGLKRVDVIYRRIDDEFIDPLVFRPDSLLGIPGLMEVYRSGRLGLANALGTGVADDKVIYAYVPKMIQYYLGEEAILSNVPTYLCWEPSQLDHVLANLDQLVVKSASESGGYGMLIGTQSTQAEREAFADKIKATPRNYIAQPTLSLSRVPALMGDEFEGCHVDLRPYILYGEDIYVTPGGLTRVALKKGSLVVNSSQGGGYKDTWVVS, encoded by the coding sequence GTGAAGTTAGCAAATTATGATCCGGGGCAGTTTTACGATGAATTGTTTGATGCACCGGGATCGCCTCGCCCAGAAGTGGCACCCTTGATTGAGCGGATTAATTCTTTGTCGATCGAAGAAATTCGACATCGACAGCAAGCCGCTCAGATTGCTTTGTTCAAAATGGGGGTCACGTTCAATGTGTACAGTGACAATCAAGGTACCGAGAAAATTTTTCCGTTTGATATTTTGCCAAGAACGATCGCGGCTTCAGAATGGCAGATTTTAGAAAAAGGGCTGAAACAACGGATTCAAGCGCTGAATCAATTTCTTGCGGATGTGTACGGCGATCAAAAGATTGTGCGCGATGGAGTGATTCCAGCGGATGTGGTGTATTCGTCGCAGGGATTTCTCAAAGCCTGTATGGATCTCAAGCCGCCAAAGGGCATCTGGTCGCACATTAGCGGCATGGATTTGGTGCGCGATCGTGATGGTCAGTGGTATGTGCTTGAAGATAATTTGCGCTGTCCGTCTGGTGTGTCCTACGTGCTTGAAGGGCGGCGAATTATGAAGAGTACTTTGCCGCTGGTGTTTAATCGAATGCAGATTCAGCCAGTCGAAGAGTATCCTAGCCATTTGCTCGAAACCCTGCTAAATCTTGCACCGGATTACATTGATGATCCGACGGTTGTTTTATTGACACCGGGTATCTATAATTCTGCGTATTTTGAACATTCCTATCTCGCTCAGCAAATGGGTGTGGAACTGGTCGAAGGGCGCGATCTGGTAGTGTCTGATGGTCATCTTCAGATGCGAACGACAAAGGGCTTAAAGCGCGTGGATGTGATTTATCGCCGGATTGATGATGAGTTTATTGATCCGTTGGTGTTTCGTCCTGATTCGTTGTTGGGAATTCCAGGGCTGATGGAGGTTTATCGATCGGGTCGTCTCGGTCTTGCGAATGCGCTCGGAACGGGAGTTGCAGACGATAAAGTGATCTATGCCTATGTTCCGAAGATGATTCAGTACTATTTGGGCGAAGAGGCAATACTCTCGAATGTTCCGACTTATCTCTGTTGGGAACCTTCGCAGTTAGATCATGTGTTGGCGAACCTCGATCAGCTAGTGGTCAAATCTGCTAGTGAATCGGGTGGGTATGGAATGTTGATTGGAACACAATCGACGCAAGCTGAACGGGAAGCATTTGCCGACAAAATTAAAGCGACTCCTCGGAACTATATTGCTCAGCCAACTTTATCGTTATCTAGGGTTCCAGCTCTAATGGGGGATGAGTTTGAAGGTTGTCATGTGGATCTGCGTCCCTACATTTTGTATGGGGAAGATATCTATGTGACTCCGGGTGGATTGACTCGTGTGGCATTGAAGAAGGGATCACTTGTGGTGAATTCATCACAAGGTGGGGGATATAAGGATACTTGGGTTGTGAGTTGA
- a CDS encoding zinc ribbon domain-containing protein, whose protein sequence is MTYVADLGQGQSLAIDNVGVQTTITWEAKSTGQQQSQQMSLSLGQWSASPIVYRMTHSFILQIESNQRPYYVRLQSNSISLLSEVPLMLGAQEIPLRYVAPSNPKTPDMKPLEPLRMGNMSMRMEPMEMSMGSMSMSSSSSSSSTPHFCSQCGTKVKNSDRFCSQCGTKLD, encoded by the coding sequence ATGACTTACGTAGCAGATTTGGGACAAGGACAATCGTTAGCGATCGACAATGTTGGCGTTCAGACAACGATTACTTGGGAAGCCAAAAGCACCGGACAACAACAAAGCCAGCAAATGAGCCTGTCACTCGGTCAGTGGTCAGCATCTCCGATCGTGTACCGCATGACACACAGTTTTATTTTGCAAATCGAGTCGAATCAGCGTCCCTACTACGTGCGCCTGCAATCGAATAGTATTAGTCTGCTCAGCGAAGTGCCTTTAATGCTCGGTGCACAAGAAATACCGCTGCGGTATGTTGCACCTTCTAATCCCAAAACGCCGGACATGAAGCCCTTAGAGCCGCTGCGGATGGGAAATATGTCAATGCGGATGGAACCGATGGAAATGAGCATGGGCAGCATGAGTATGTCTAGCTCAAGTTCCAGCAGTTCGACTCCGCATTTCTGTTCGCAGTGTGGCACGAAGGTGAAGAACAGCGATCGCTTTTGTTCGCAGTGTGGAACGAAATTAGATTGA
- a CDS encoding FAD-binding oxidoreductase, translating to MTTTTSSAIASVLADLAGLELITEPNQVAKLSQDYYHFSPVLVPQLQDKVGDVVVRPANEAEVLQVAKACVRHRVPLTVRGAGTGNYGQCIPLEGGVILDLTRMTAVKWMKPGMLRVEAGAKLAAIDKQTREIGWEIRMAPSTYRTATVGGFIGGGSGGIGSVTYGQLRDRGNLIAVRVVTMEDEPRAIELRGDEVYQVAHAYGTNGIITELEIPLAPAYPWAEVIVTFDEFMQAARFGQALSDADGMIKKLVCVCADPVPGYFSALKSYIPSGKSCALLIVSETCLEPLSEFVSEFGGEMTYQKNAEDAGKGIALGEYSWNHTTLHARSVDPSITYLQTLFPDDKNLTLLEEMYHHYGDEVMPHLEFLRVGGTARPASLQLVRYTTEERLNEIIAHHEAKGAFIFNPHTYLIEDGGMKMVDVAQLQFKEKVDPYGLLNPGKMRAWLERSI from the coding sequence ATGACGACGACCACATCAAGCGCGATCGCATCCGTTTTGGCGGATTTGGCAGGACTTGAACTCATTACAGAGCCAAATCAAGTCGCAAAACTGTCTCAGGATTATTATCATTTCAGTCCCGTTTTAGTGCCGCAGTTGCAGGATAAAGTCGGCGATGTCGTCGTGCGTCCCGCGAACGAAGCAGAAGTCCTACAAGTCGCAAAAGCCTGTGTACGTCATCGAGTGCCGCTCACGGTGCGAGGGGCGGGAACTGGAAACTATGGACAGTGCATTCCACTCGAAGGCGGTGTGATTCTCGATTTAACCCGGATGACCGCTGTGAAGTGGATGAAGCCGGGAATGCTGCGAGTCGAAGCGGGGGCGAAACTAGCCGCGATCGACAAACAAACCCGCGAAATCGGCTGGGAAATTCGCATGGCTCCGTCTACCTATCGAACGGCAACGGTCGGCGGATTCATCGGGGGCGGCAGTGGTGGAATTGGATCAGTCACATATGGACAATTGCGCGATCGAGGCAATTTGATCGCGGTGCGAGTGGTGACGATGGAAGATGAACCGAGAGCGATCGAGCTTCGGGGCGATGAAGTTTATCAAGTCGCCCACGCTTACGGGACGAATGGAATTATTACTGAGTTAGAGATTCCGCTAGCTCCGGCTTATCCTTGGGCAGAAGTAATTGTAACGTTTGACGAGTTCATGCAGGCGGCGCGATTTGGACAAGCGCTGAGCGATGCGGATGGCATGATCAAAAAATTGGTGTGTGTCTGTGCTGATCCGGTTCCTGGTTATTTTTCAGCATTGAAAAGCTATATTCCCAGCGGAAAAAGTTGTGCGCTGCTGATCGTTTCGGAAACTTGCCTAGAGCCGCTGAGCGAATTTGTGAGTGAATTTGGGGGCGAGATGACCTATCAGAAAAATGCTGAAGATGCCGGAAAAGGAATTGCGTTAGGAGAATATAGCTGGAATCATACGACGCTTCATGCTCGGAGCGTTGATCCGTCGATTACTTATCTGCAAACGCTGTTTCCTGATGATAAGAATCTGACGCTTTTGGAAGAGATGTATCATCACTATGGCGATGAGGTGATGCCGCACTTGGAATTTCTTAGGGTTGGCGGAACGGCTCGACCTGCATCGCTTCAATTGGTGCGGTATACGACTGAAGAGCGGTTAAACGAGATTATTGCTCATCATGAGGCGAAAGGGGCGTTTATTTTCAATCCGCATACGTATTTGATCGAAGATGGCGGAATGAAAATGGTGGATGTCGCACAACTGCAATTTAAGGAAAAAGTTGATCCGTATGGATTGCTCAATCCGGGTAAAATGCGGGCTTGGTTAGAGCGATCAATCTAA
- a CDS encoding DASH family cryptochrome translates to MAEKRIIIWHRNDLRVHDHEPLIKAVKSGAKVIPLYIFEPRQFGTTPYGFPKTGAIRAQFLLESVTDLRENLRSLGSDLIVRIGKSEEIIPAIAKQLEAEAVHYYHEVTSEETAVEDAVEERLKAIGVSTKRFWAQTLYHVDDLPFEIREIPELFTSFRKQVEKSSTIYEAFPAPQRLVELPEIERGELPTLKDFGLELPPPDPRAMIPHKGGETAGKARLEEYFWKQDALKVYKETRNGMLGVDYSSKFSAWLALGCLSPRYIYGQVQEYESQRVRNDSTYWLIFELLWRDYFRFIVAKHGNQVFYRSGLQGVKIDWKADVDRFNLWLEGKTGFPLVDANMQEIAATGFMSNRGRQNVASFLTKNLGINWWWGAEWFESQLIDYDVCSNWGNWNYTAGVGNDARGFRFFNITKQAKDYDPDGSYVKHWLPALKEIPAAKVHEPWKLLPVEQERFGVRLGVDYPNSIVDLFKSAEANEKIYNAAFGKSTQAPRKERDRQFAKPKKRR, encoded by the coding sequence GTGGCAGAGAAGCGGATTATTATTTGGCATCGCAATGATCTACGAGTGCATGATCACGAGCCGTTGATTAAAGCGGTGAAATCAGGCGCAAAGGTCATTCCACTTTATATTTTTGAGCCGAGACAGTTTGGAACGACTCCGTATGGATTTCCGAAAACCGGAGCAATTCGGGCGCAGTTTCTCCTCGAAAGCGTTACGGATTTGCGGGAGAATTTACGATCCCTTGGTAGTGATTTAATCGTTCGGATTGGGAAATCAGAGGAAATTATTCCAGCGATCGCGAAACAGTTAGAAGCTGAAGCGGTTCATTACTATCACGAAGTGACTTCCGAAGAAACGGCGGTTGAAGATGCGGTAGAGGAACGACTGAAAGCGATCGGGGTTTCAACTAAGCGATTTTGGGCACAAACGCTTTATCACGTTGATGATTTACCGTTTGAAATTCGAGAAATTCCCGAACTCTTTACCAGTTTCCGTAAGCAAGTTGAGAAATCTTCGACGATTTACGAGGCGTTTCCGGCTCCACAGCGATTAGTCGAACTGCCAGAGATTGAACGCGGTGAACTGCCGACCCTAAAAGATTTTGGCTTAGAATTGCCGCCCCCTGATCCAAGAGCGATGATTCCACACAAAGGGGGCGAAACCGCAGGAAAGGCGCGACTCGAAGAGTATTTCTGGAAACAAGACGCGCTCAAGGTCTATAAAGAAACGCGCAACGGAATGTTAGGCGTGGATTATTCCTCAAAGTTCTCTGCGTGGTTAGCGTTGGGCTGTTTGTCGCCGCGATATATCTATGGGCAGGTTCAGGAGTATGAATCGCAACGAGTGCGGAATGATTCAACATACTGGTTGATTTTTGAGCTACTGTGGCGCGATTATTTTCGGTTCATTGTTGCCAAGCATGGAAATCAGGTGTTTTATCGATCGGGCTTGCAAGGAGTCAAAATTGACTGGAAAGCAGATGTCGATCGCTTTAATCTCTGGCTCGAAGGCAAAACCGGATTTCCACTTGTGGATGCGAATATGCAGGAAATTGCTGCCACGGGTTTTATGTCGAATCGCGGACGGCAAAACGTCGCAAGTTTTCTGACGAAGAATCTTGGTATTAATTGGTGGTGGGGCGCTGAATGGTTTGAGTCTCAATTGATTGACTACGATGTCTGTAGTAATTGGGGCAACTGGAACTATACAGCCGGGGTCGGAAATGATGCCCGTGGATTCCGATTCTTCAACATCACAAAACAAGCTAAAGACTATGATCCGGATGGTTCGTATGTCAAACATTGGCTTCCAGCGTTGAAAGAGATTCCTGCCGCGAAAGTTCATGAGCCTTGGAAATTGTTGCCCGTTGAACAAGAGCGATTCGGGGTGCGATTGGGCGTTGACTATCCGAATTCGATCGTCGATTTGTTCAAATCTGCCGAGGCGAACGAGAAGATTTACAATGCGGCGTTTGGGAAATCCACTCAGGCTCCGAGGAAAGAACGAGACCGTCAATTTGCCAAACCCAAAAAAAGACGTTAA
- a CDS encoding YggT family protein — MNPAILLITTVQQFLGIYFALLIIRILLSWFPSIDWYKQPFAILSQLTDPYLNLFRRVIPPLGGIDFSAILAIFVLQFAMQLIPSLLAQVLASVPVFVS, encoded by the coding sequence ATGAATCCAGCCATTTTGCTCATTACAACAGTTCAACAGTTCTTAGGAATTTACTTTGCCCTGCTGATTATTAGAATTCTGCTGAGTTGGTTTCCCTCGATCGATTGGTATAAGCAGCCGTTCGCAATTTTGAGCCAGTTGACTGATCCGTATTTGAATCTGTTTCGTCGGGTGATTCCGCCGCTGGGTGGGATTGATTTTTCGGCGATTCTGGCGATCTTTGTGCTTCAGTTTGCGATGCAGTTGATTCCGAGCTTGTTGGCGCAAGTTTTAGCGAGTGTGCCCGTTTTTGTGAGCTAG
- the upp gene encoding uracil phosphoribosyltransferase — protein sequence MTLQLRVYVPPHPLIKHWLGVARDASTPSTLFRTAITELGRWLTYEAVREWLPTIDTTVETPLAPCPATFINPEIPIVVVPILRAGLGLLDGAQTLLPLASIYHLGLVRNEETLEASCYLNKLPERFDPQTRVLIVDPMLATGGSSVRAMEELTKRGIDPAMVRIVAVVAAPPALQKLGSAYPSLAIYTAGIDEVLNDRGFIVPGLGDAGDRIFGT from the coding sequence ATGACTCTGCAACTGCGCGTATACGTCCCGCCACATCCCTTAATCAAACATTGGCTGGGTGTCGCTCGCGATGCTTCCACCCCTTCGACTTTGTTTCGGACTGCCATTACGGAACTGGGACGGTGGCTGACTTACGAAGCAGTACGCGAATGGTTGCCCACGATCGATACCACGGTTGAAACTCCCCTCGCTCCTTGTCCTGCCACGTTTATCAATCCAGAGATTCCGATCGTGGTTGTGCCGATTCTGCGGGCTGGACTCGGATTACTCGATGGCGCACAGACTTTGTTGCCGCTGGCATCGATTTACCATTTGGGATTGGTGCGGAATGAAGAGACGCTAGAGGCGAGTTGCTATTTGAATAAGTTGCCGGAGCGATTTGATCCACAGACGCGAGTGTTGATTGTCGATCCGATGTTGGCGACGGGGGGAAGCTCGGTTCGGGCAATGGAAGAATTGACGAAACGGGGAATTGATCCGGCAATGGTGAGAATTGTCGCGGTGGTGGCGGCTCCGCCTGCGCTGCAAAAACTGGGAAGTGCGTATCCGAGTTTGGCGATTTATACAGCGGGAATCGATGAAGTGTTGAACGATCGCGGTTTTATTGTCCCTGGGTTGGGAGATGCGGGCGATCGCATTTTTGGTACTTGA
- a CDS encoding type II toxin-antitoxin system VapC family toxin: MFLLDTNHCSYIIDNHPQVSAEFRSRSEASFAVSIITYGELLYMVEKSTQKVGNLKSVRSFLNTIGLYLLDEETAIIYSQLKIALFNQFAPKDQAKRRKASIQTLGFDDNDLWIAATALQHNLTLISADSDFPRMQQVCPLSVESWS, from the coding sequence ATGTTTTTACTAGATACGAATCACTGTAGTTACATCATTGATAACCATCCTCAAGTGAGCGCAGAGTTTCGATCGCGCTCAGAAGCCAGCTTTGCGGTTAGCATCATTACTTATGGCGAACTGCTCTACATGGTTGAGAAATCTACTCAAAAGGTTGGCAACCTCAAGTCAGTTCGATCCTTTCTCAATACGATCGGACTCTATCTGCTCGATGAAGAAACGGCAATCATTTACAGCCAATTAAAGATCGCACTCTTCAACCAATTCGCGCCCAAAGATCAAGCCAAACGACGCAAAGCAAGCATTCAAACTCTTGGCTTCGATGATAACGATCTCTGGATCGCTGCCACCGCACTACAGCATAATCTCACGCTTATCTCTGCTGATAGCGACTTCCCTCGAATGCAGCAAGTCTGCCCGTTGAGTGTCGAATCCTGGAGTTAA
- a CDS encoding DNA-directed RNA polymerase subunit alpha C-terminal domain-containing protein, which translates to MSKKSFSARIESNIYDQIKAHCQEQQISQAQLLEQWAIDFFNLSERKTEKRQYEQFEPVQAGPGCTPIEELNFAVRTYIRLKRAEIHTVEELGTLSEQDLFDIKDLGAKSIEEIFEGLNRSII; encoded by the coding sequence ATGAGTAAAAAGTCCTTCTCAGCCAGAATCGAATCAAACATCTACGATCAGATCAAAGCCCACTGTCAGGAACAACAAATTTCACAAGCTCAGTTGTTAGAACAGTGGGCGATTGATTTCTTCAATCTTAGCGAACGCAAAACTGAGAAGAGACAATACGAGCAATTTGAGCCAGTTCAAGCAGGTCCCGGCTGTACTCCGATCGAAGAGTTAAACTTTGCGGTTCGTACCTACATTCGCTTAAAACGCGCTGAAATTCATACAGTTGAAGAACTGGGAACTCTTTCTGAGCAAGATTTGTTCGACATCAAAGACCTCGGAGCCAAATCCATCGAAGAAATATTCGAGGGGCTTAATCGTAGTATCATCTAG
- a CDS encoding NblA/ycf18 family protein, which yields MNSSIELTLEQEFSLRDFTVQVRQMSREQAQEFLIVQHQLMLVQKTMYQELLKQEWQLKLNSLLF from the coding sequence ATGAACTCATCGATCGAACTTACCCTAGAACAAGAATTCAGCCTTAGAGATTTTACAGTTCAAGTGCGCCAGATGTCCCGTGAGCAGGCACAAGAATTTCTAATCGTGCAGCATCAGCTCATGCTTGTTCAGAAAACAATGTATCAAGAGCTTCTAAAGCAAGAGTGGCAACTGAAGTTAAACTCACTGCTTTTCTAA
- a CDS encoding fasciclin domain-containing protein, with protein MADIVDTAVQAGSFNTLAAALKAAGLIETLKGAGPFTVFAPTDEAFAKLPEGTVEGLLKDVPQLKKILTYHVVSGKVMAADVTKLKSAKTVQGSEVKIDSSKGVKINESTVTTPDVAADNGVIHIIDTVLMPA; from the coding sequence ATGGCTGATATTGTTGATACTGCCGTTCAAGCAGGTTCCTTTAACACTCTGGCTGCTGCACTCAAGGCGGCTGGACTGATTGAAACCCTCAAAGGCGCAGGACCCTTCACGGTGTTCGCACCCACAGATGAAGCGTTTGCTAAATTGCCAGAAGGAACAGTCGAGGGATTGCTCAAAGACGTTCCTCAACTCAAGAAAATTCTGACTTACCACGTTGTCTCTGGTAAAGTGATGGCGGCTGATGTGACAAAGCTAAAATCAGCGAAAACGGTTCAAGGTTCAGAAGTCAAAATTGATAGCTCCAAAGGTGTCAAGATTAACGAATCGACAGTGACAACTCCTGATGTAGCCGCAGACAATGGAGTTATTCATATTATTGATACAGTGCTGATGCCTGCATAA